Genomic window (Candidatus Scalindua japonica):
TGACTCCTCAAGAAAAAACCCGAGAAAATTCCAGCCCATCTTTGATATTACCATGTACGTTATCTCTGAATGCTCACTCGCACCATAAATCGCTAAACTCACTTCTCTACCTTCAACCGCCTTTAGAATCCGGGCTTCTATGTCACTTCTGACCTCTTTATAATAGTGAATATTTCGGTCGAAGAACTTATACGCCAGATGTGTCTTCTCCCTCAATCCTTCCGGAGTGATATGATATGTAACACGCCTTGGATTTACACCTTCCTTCATGATAAAACCCTTTTGGATCAAGCGCTTCAGGGCAAAATTCACTGATGCGACATTAAGTTCCATTTGAGAAGAAAGTTTTCTTTGCGAGACAGAAGAGTCCGCCTCTACAGTCTTAAGTATTTGAAAATCGTTATGATCTTTTTTCATCGTAACACTCCCTATATAAAAATTTTATATATTACATTAAATAGGTAATTATTTCCCACACAAATTTATTGCATTTGTGATTATACCATTCCCTCAACAGTGCTCAAGAAAACGATTCATAATTACCAGTATGTTTATTATAGTTAGCAAAAAATGTGCCTAAAAACAGAAACGACAGACACTACACCAACTAAACGTTTATATTGTCTAATAAGTGATTATAGTAGAATTAATTATGAAAACAACAATAATTTCTCTATTTTCTATTTATAGTAAAAAAAGAAACAGAAAAACAGGCACAATAGTGTGTCATTGCACACTATTGTGCCGTCACACTATTGTGCAATGACACGCTCTCACGTAGCCACAATAGTGTGCAATGGCATATCAAAGTGGTCCAAAAGCATTTATCAAACAAACTAAAATATAAAAAACACCAATTCATTGTTCCTGAAAACGCTCATGTCCAGAAACAATGAATTAAGCAGGCTAAACACTTACTTGTCATAGATTTCGATTGAACCTTTCTTGCCAAGAGGACCAAGATCCTCGACCAGTTCGTAGAGACCCATTCCTTCAGTACGAAGCTTACCCATTTTCACAAGTTTATCCCATACCTCTTGAGGAAAGTTAGTTGGCGGCCGAATTGCCACAATACCTGATTTTTGACCACCACTTAGAGCACCACTACCCAGTGTTGACTCGGCGTCAAGCCGCGTCAGTCTGAGGCGCTTCCTGAATGTCTTATACGCCTTTTTGAGGTACATCGGATCTATGTAATCCTCAGATGTATCATTTTTCATCATATTTCTCCAACAATAGTTTAATAATCAGTCACATTTTCTTTATCTTGTATCCTCTGGACTTTAATAACTTTATAATGCTGTTTTCACCAACCAGGTGGCCAACACCAACGATTACAAGCGTTTTCTTGCCAGAGCCTATCAAAGTTTCCAGACAAGGAATCCAGCCAATGTTTCGATCCGTTAAAAGCCTTTTATATAATTTCGGAAATTCTTTACGCATATTTTTTGATAAATATTCATCTATCCCGTCCTCATCTCCTGCCTTCCATGATTTAATCAGGTTCTCCATTATAACCCGTACCTCCCCTACTTCCTGAATAAAACTCTCGACAATTGACTCACCAAGCTCTTCCTCAAATAATGAAACTAATTCGATATGTCTATAAACGTCTTCCAGTCCTCCCGTTTGCTTCCTGTCCTTTTTTGCTTTATTACTAAAATACACATCTAAGCCATCTGAGGCAGAGATTCCGTTCTTTTCGAGTTCAAGGGCCAGTAAAGTCATGGTAACCATCCATGGTTTAAATTTCTGAAAAAGATCGAGAGACATGGATCTGTCCCTGCAAAACTTATCTAAAGAGCTGTACGCCTTCTTTGATAATTTTTTCTCCAGAGTATCACTTCCGACATACATCCCTTTGCTTATCAGCAGGAGTTGATTTTCAGGATTCACAAGTGCATCAACATCAGTCTCAAAAACTACCTGTTCAACATCCATATAGGCCAACTCAAACTCCTCCGGTAACGGATAGTCAGACTTTCTTAATACATGGCAGGAACCTGCCAGATAAAAACTGCTGTTATCCATATCTAATTTCCAGACACTCGATTCAGCATATACTGTAGCAGAGAGCCATACTACCGCTATGAAAACAATTATGAGTTTTTTCATGTATATTTTTTATCTCCTACTCAAACTAATGCCACTCCCAGCTTCTTTGAAAACGTATAAGACAATTCACAAACTGACTGTTTCATATGCTTTCAAATCACAATTTACAATTCCTTACTTCTTGATCGCCTGTATGATTTGTTCTCTAAATTTTGATGCACCACCGTTAGCAGGATGCCTTACCATTAAAGCATCAATATCCATTTCTCTTAACTGGACCCTTGACTTCTCACCAACAGCAATGATCTTCGAAACATTTACAGATTTCAGTAATTCTAACATCGCCGGTTTGCCTTTTTCAAATTCAATTTCGGAAGGTGTTCTGTTGGACAAGATCCCTATCTCCGGTTTATAGGGATGCCACGGGAAAGCGTTCCATATAATAAAGTCTCTCATATCAAACCCTGACGTTATTAACCGTTCCCATACAATCGTTGCGGTGGGTTCAGTAAAACCATCCTTTTTAACAGAAGGCATGCTGGTGCGTCTCGGCTCTATTCCTGAGAATACATGCCGTGGCATAATCGATTTATGCCTCATCTTTCCCAGAAGGATTCGTTCAGACATCATTGCAATCCCAGTAAAATGTCCACCCTGATACCCCAAAGCCTCCCCTACCAGAAGATACTTCGCATCCTGCCTCTCTAACAGATATTGCCTGAGCTGAGACAATCTTATAGCCGGAGAACCTGAATCAATATCATTTTCCTTGTCCTGGCAAAACCACGGATTAAATACATTATCTAATTTTACAATCTTTAAGCTTTGAAAAAATCCATCCATGTTTGACAACAATCTTTCAAAAAAAAAGTTAACCCTCCTCTGGCATTCCCGCAGTCTATTGAGCGAAAATATCGAGTTTCCATGCCAGAAAATCCGGATTCTCCTTCCCGGATCTGGGCCAAGGACAGGTTTCACAGGCATGACATATGTCAATATTGAATTTACAATGTATAAATATAAATACAGGAAAAGAAATCACACAATTGCAGCCTTTAAAAGACGAATAATTGCCGGTTTCTCAATCCTTCTGGTCTTTGCAACGAAACCATTTGCATGTACGAAGAGTACGTCATTCGCGCCTTTAATACGCCTGAAGTCAACCCGGGGGTGATCACCAATCCTACTTAGCGACCACCCTCTTTCCCGCATATTAGCAACCACCAGAACAGCCACATTTTTACCTCTCTCCTTTAAATATGCGGCAACGCTCAACTTTGGATCAGGCACATCTTCCATGAAAAATAGTACGTTCAGACCGTTAATTTCAGTAAATTCCGCTTTTTCTCGAATGAGCCCCAGACGCTCTTTCTTGTTTTTGATGTCTGTAACTATGTACGTACCAACTGCACAGAGAAGCTTAATGAGTTCACTATCTGATTCGAGCTTCTTTACCTGCTCGAAACTGGCTAAGACAAATTCGTTTATCGGCCCCCTCACCAAACCTTTAAGCAAAGTGGCGCTACAGTTAAGCTCTTCAGCAGTTTTTATAGGCCCCATTGTATCATCAAGCACAAGCACTCGAAACCAGACCATTTCTTCCAAATCACTCTTGAGGTCAAAATATTCAGCAATAAGGCTTAATGTACATTTTCTTGTACCTGCCGCAAATTGATGATGGTCAAAATTCCTTTTTTCAGGATCATAAACATACCCCTGGTCCAACACCCAGACTGCAGGATCTGCAATCTCTTCAGGTTTTACCGGCCGACGCTCTACACATTTAACATCCTTGTCCATTGCCAGTACAATGCAGACAGAGATCAAATCGTCCATATGAGGGCCGCCGCCATGAGTTACTATTTTTGAAAACAAAATACACACTCCTTTTATTATAACATCAAAAAACTGGGCCTGGTTTCCCTATCAACAGATTGCCTGCCCTAATAGACACCAGATGATGAGAAGGCCTGGGTAAGTCAGGCTATTTGTTTTAATCTTAGAAACAACTTAACCTATCTCCAGTAGCTGTCCCAACTTCTATCGACTTTATTAATTATTTCATCTGTCATTACCAGTGGCGCCGGATAGCCCTTTTTCCATGTAGCATCTATTCCCATCCTACCCTTGAACAAGGGACTTATACCTACCAGTTTTTGCTCGGTAAACATTATATCACGCTCTGCGTCAAATCTTGTGAATATACCCCAGATAGTTTGTTCCTGATTATCAATATCTACATCTGGGCTTACAGCCGCGATTATCTTTGGCCCGGCAAGTTCTTTGGATTTTATTAATTTGCTGACAACGGCTCTTCCACTGTCCTTAACCGTGACCACTAACAGCGTCTCACCCAGGAGTTCAAAATCTAATACTCGATTATCTATTCTCTTTGCCAACTGTCCTATTTCCGCTTTTGTTGGAATCTTCTTTTTATCTTTGGCCCCTGATTTCGTTGCGTCCATTATCATCTTACTTCCCTGGTTCATCTTGTAACTGGTGAAATCAAGGGTGTCCAACGGAACTTTGGGAATGACGATAAAATCGTATGTGGGATTAAAATTTTCACGGATTGCCTTCAGGACGGCATTGAAGTCGCGGGGATTAACATCTTCTGAAACCGTTACAACACACTTTGTTAACGAGAGTTGTCCTTCACCCATAATGGAAATGGCGGTCTTCATCGCCTCTTTCTGATAACGTTCTTCCACTGAAACGACCAGCAGGTTATGGAACCCTGCTTCATAATAAGCCCAGAGATCACGGATTTCCGGATGGATCAGACGAATAAGAGGGCCAAGTACCTGTTGTGTCGCGTTCCCCAGATACTTGTCTTCCATAGGAGGACGGCCTACTACTGTCGCAGGATAAATAGCATTTTTTCTATGTGTGACTTTGCTTATGTGAAAGACTGGAAATTTTGAAGCATGAGAATAGTGCCCAAAGTGATCACCAAACGGACCTTCCATGCGCAACTCTGTAGGATGGACTGTACCTTCAAGAATAAACTCAGCATCAGCAGGCACCTTGATTGGCACACTCCTGCCTTTCACCATCCTTGTTCTTCTGCCGCGAAGAAATCCGCTGAACATGACTTCGTCGATTCCTTCCGGTAACGCGGCGACTGTGGCCAGCAGCAAAGCGGGATCGGTACCCAATGCCACTGCGATCTTGAATTCCCTGCCCATTTTTTTTGACTGATAAAAATGGAACCCACCGCCTTTCTGTATCTGCCAGTGCATTCCTGTCGTCTGACCGTCGAAGACCTGCATACGATACATTCCCAGGTTTCTTTTCCCGTCATGCGGGTCGTAAGTAAAAACCTGAGGTAGGGTGATAAAGGGCCCACCGTCATCCGGCCAGCTGGTTATAACCGGGAGTTCATCCAGATTCGCTTGACAGACTACTTCCTGAGATGTGGGCCTGAATGTCATCCTGGGGATGGCGCTGATAATTCGTCTGGTTGTTCCGGGGTGTTTAAAAAACACCTTTGGATTTGGCGGCAGAGCATCTTCCATAAACGCAATTAGCTCCTCACCTAGCCTGTCCGGGTGTTTGCCCAGCGCCAGTTCAATACGTTTGTCACTGGCAAGAACGTTCATAGCCAGTGGAAACCTAGCTCCTTTTACATTCTCAAAAAGCAAGGCCGGCATTCCCTGCTGTAAAGCTCTGACGGATATTTCAGTAACTTCCAATCTTGCATCCACTTCGGTTTTGATACGAACAAGTTCGCCGTTTGCGTCAAGATATTTGATGAAATCCTGTAGTGAATATATTTTCATTGATATTAATTCTTTTAAGTTAAGTTCATTTTACATTTCATAGTAGCCACCTGCCCAGGTGGACGTTTCTGCCCGGCAGACGGATATATGCAAACCAGACCATAATGAGTTGGAAAGGTAACAATACTCAAGACAGTATACTATAAAATCAGACAAAATAAAACCACTGTAAAAACAGAGTTGATTTATTTAATGGGTTTTTTTGTTTGGCAAAAGCGTTAAAAAATCTACAAGGTATTTAAATAACTGGTAGCTTTAAATAACGGGTAGCTTAATAATGTATTATGTGATATATAAATATAATAATTCTGAATATAAAATTAACAATCTGGAACAAGCCATATTCCAGTAGCGCAAAAAAGAGAAAACTAATGTTCAGAGATATAATAACTTTATAATTTAATGTTTGCTTTTTTTCAATCCAGGGTGGAGTTTTGCACCGCTAAGCGTAGCTTTGCTGACCACGAACTGGTGTATTTAACCCCTTTGG
Coding sequences:
- a CDS encoding winged helix-turn-helix transcriptional regulator, whose protein sequence is MKKDHNDFQILKTVEADSSVSQRKLSSQMELNVASVNFALKRLIQKGFIMKEGVNPRRVTYHITPEGLREKTHLAYKFFDRNIHYYKEVRSDIEARILKAVEGREVSLAIYGASEHSEITYMVISKMGWNFLGFFLEESRIPDEKILDYNVQGVGELKGDNKCLLLLTDKCPKDILDDLGKKNIETLSVVDYFND
- a CDS encoding TraB/GumN family protein — protein: MKKLIIVFIAVVWLSATVYAESSVWKLDMDNSSFYLAGSCHVLRKSDYPLPEEFELAYMDVEQVVFETDVDALVNPENQLLLISKGMYVGSDTLEKKLSKKAYSSLDKFCRDRSMSLDLFQKFKPWMVTMTLLALELEKNGISASDGLDVYFSNKAKKDRKQTGGLEDVYRHIELVSLFEEELGESIVESFIQEVGEVRVIMENLIKSWKAGDEDGIDEYLSKNMRKEFPKLYKRLLTDRNIGWIPCLETLIGSGKKTLVIVGVGHLVGENSIIKLLKSRGYKIKKM
- a CDS encoding uracil-DNA glycosylase, whose amino-acid sequence is MPVKPVLGPDPGRRIRIFWHGNSIFSLNRLRECQRRVNFFFERLLSNMDGFFQSLKIVKLDNVFNPWFCQDKENDIDSGSPAIRLSQLRQYLLERQDAKYLLVGEALGYQGGHFTGIAMMSERILLGKMRHKSIMPRHVFSGIEPRRTSMPSVKKDGFTEPTATIVWERLITSGFDMRDFIIWNAFPWHPYKPEIGILSNRTPSEIEFEKGKPAMLELLKSVNVSKIIAVGEKSRVQLREMDIDALMVRHPANGGASKFREQIIQAIKK
- a CDS encoding MYG1 family protein, producing MFSKIVTHGGGPHMDDLISVCIVLAMDKDVKCVERRPVKPEEIADPAVWVLDQGYVYDPEKRNFDHHQFAAGTRKCTLSLIAEYFDLKSDLEEMVWFRVLVLDDTMGPIKTAEELNCSATLLKGLVRGPINEFVLASFEQVKKLESDSELIKLLCAVGTYIVTDIKNKKERLGLIREKAEFTEINGLNVLFFMEDVPDPKLSVAAYLKERGKNVAVLVVANMRERGWSLSRIGDHPRVDFRRIKGANDVLFVHANGFVAKTRRIEKPAIIRLLKAAIV
- a CDS encoding menaquinone biosynthesis decarboxylase, with amino-acid sequence MKIYSLQDFIKYLDANGELVRIKTEVDARLEVTEISVRALQQGMPALLFENVKGARFPLAMNVLASDKRIELALGKHPDRLGEELIAFMEDALPPNPKVFFKHPGTTRRIISAIPRMTFRPTSQEVVCQANLDELPVITSWPDDGGPFITLPQVFTYDPHDGKRNLGMYRMQVFDGQTTGMHWQIQKGGGFHFYQSKKMGREFKIAVALGTDPALLLATVAALPEGIDEVMFSGFLRGRRTRMVKGRSVPIKVPADAEFILEGTVHPTELRMEGPFGDHFGHYSHASKFPVFHISKVTHRKNAIYPATVVGRPPMEDKYLGNATQQVLGPLIRLIHPEIRDLWAYYEAGFHNLLVVSVEERYQKEAMKTAISIMGEGQLSLTKCVVTVSEDVNPRDFNAVLKAIRENFNPTYDFIVIPKVPLDTLDFTSYKMNQGSKMIMDATKSGAKDKKKIPTKAEIGQLAKRIDNRVLDFELLGETLLVVTVKDSGRAVVSKLIKSKELAGPKIIAAVSPDVDIDNQEQTIWGIFTRFDAERDIMFTEQKLVGISPLFKGRMGIDATWKKGYPAPLVMTDEIINKVDRSWDSYWR